In the Primulina tabacum isolate GXHZ01 chromosome 7, ASM2559414v2, whole genome shotgun sequence genome, TATTTATGATTCAAAATCTTTTTGCTTTTATTCAATTGACAAAGTTTAGCATCAATTTATTTCATCTTATACTGTCTGTGGTTTCTTTATCAAGTTGATCAAATATATCCAAGCAAGGCTTATAGGATTGAATGATAAAATTTGTTTAAGTTTACCCTGTGATATCTACTGACAGTTGGGATTGGATAATAAATGTTGGTTTAATGGATCTCTGAAGATTCAATCATACATATTTACTCACTAGATGTACATCTATATCTATTCTCTGTTTTGTGACTATGTTCACTGACTTTGAAAATAATAAGAATTCAATATTATTCTGAAGTTTGATCATACTAATATATTAGTAGTTCGCAGAGATCCTCTTAATTGAATCAATGTTGCAGGTTCATGTTTGGTAAAACATCTGGTTTGTTTGGTAATTGATGAGGCACATCGTGCAACAGGAAACTATTCCTACTCTGTTGCAGTTCGTGAGGTTGGTCATCTTAATTCTTTTCTTCCCGTTCTGCACAAGGTTTATAGATATGCCCACATATTTCATTCCACTGAAGTTCCTTTATATTAGACATGAAATTTGTTTCGTGATTTTGGTTTTGTAAGTAGTATTGTTGATATCTACCTCGATGCTAGATTTGTGTTCCCTTACCGAAAATCTCGGTAATTCATAAGTCCGGGCTTGTTTTGTTGGAGTGATGAGGGTGTGATTCTTTCTGATATCTGAAATTTGAACCATCAAATTAAAAGTCTGTCTCTATTAAAACTATATACCATAGTTGTTTGAACCTACAAGCAAGGGAAACATTGAGATGAATACATGGATGAGAATCATGTAACTTTGCAGTTTCAGGAGAAACTTGCTTTCATATCGTTTATTcaattgattatttttaaattgatgCTACTTTCTGTTCACTTTGAAGTTGATGGATGTTCCAGTGCAACTACGAATATTGGCGCTCACAGCAACACCAGGAAGTAAGTATTCCATTGGGCCACAAGACAGATAGTTGATTTGGTATTCTGAGTTCCTTTCTGGTGCTGCTTTTCTGATTATTCATGTTGCAGGTAAACAGCAGGCAATTCAGTGTGTAATTGACAGCCTTCAAATATCTACTCTTGAATACCGAAACGAGAGTGATCATGATGTGCTTCCATATGTGCATGAGAGAAAGATAGAAGTAATTGAGGtgcttatatttttattttgctgattTCAATTTGACTATTATATGTCAAGGCTGCACCTAGATGATGAAAATCCAGCAGTCAAAAAGCATCGCCAGCTTAAAGCATGGTTTGTTCGAATACGTGAACGAGAGGTGTTTTCATCTAATGCATATGTTAGGTGGCTATGGGCGATGAAGCTGTTGAAATAAGTAATCTGCTTTTGGAAGTAGTACGGCCATTTGCTGCCCGGCTTTGTGCATTTGGGGTGCTTCAGAAGATAGACGTCCAGATGGTATGCCTTGTACCTTACTATTTGGAGTTTGTACCAACtcctttttgttttatttttttttcttcgttGACATCAGTTGATAAAATTTCCAGAATGTGTTACTCAAGATTTGGCTTGGTTTCTTGCTGCAGTCCATATGAGTATCTGAAATAAGGGTCGAATGGTGTATATTTATTAACTCATTCATAATTAGTCATTTATCTGTTACATTTCACAATTCTGGTTAGGTGGATTCTCactttgtcacgccccgaaactcgggaatgacaccgacgttgtttaacaatcacacaatcgcaacaacaagcctcttgtagcacagtataaaccgaaccagtttatatatcataatcttaaattaaataaccattgtctttacaattcccaaaataaataagacgacatagttttaatgcggaaacgtaaatctacttaataataacttaaactgaattccttgagcgttcaccatccccagaactgttcggactcctcatcctcgagttcttcttcgggcttatctgggaagggttgtaagggggtgagtatttgggaaatactcagcaagtgggggaaaTCGAGCACAAAATAAagcaacatgcataaatttcgagaataatacatgacttgcatacatacttcataaacatgcataacattgacACAGCATTGCGACTCATCTACCTTctacggtttactgacgtcagtccctaatttttactcctctaagggggcgaggccgtatagcggttatgtcccccaccgcgtaagggtacgtcgtggttgggattccctaccgtatacagtcgactcctcacagtgctttAAAAATCGTATGACAATTACACGAAAAGAGTAGAAAGAAGATTCTACTCcactatttatttttcttgtaaaaatcgaaaacatgtatgcataaattcgagatttttaaagtttaaaaaaaatagcccacttaccgtatttGATTGCTAAAGAAACGTGAATGCTTGGCTTTGGAATTTAGATCGCTCCTCGCTCCTTGTCCGGGCAGCGCTTCGGTTCGATTTCTCGGATGATTTTGAGACGATATTTGGGCAGAGTTTCGCTAGGGAGAGGCTGCTGAATTTCGTGAATTTCAGCAAAGGGGATTTCGAAAATTGTGGTGTCTTGTGGAGTAAGGTGATGGCCTATTTATAGTTGAGGGGAGTGGAATTGAATATGGCATCAAAATCCCACATATTTGCACTCAAGATTCACACGATTTTTTTCCTAAGAAAATCATTCCATGATGAGTTTATTTTGCTACCAATTAATGAGATTCATTCCTTAATCCCTTGCCcctcaatattttcgaaaattaggttGCTAGGTGGGAAAGATTTTGAGCCATCTTGGATGATATATTTCCCAATCACACTAGTATCTATCCATCACCATAACTAGGAAATTAATCTAGGAGGGATTTTCGAAATCTCTAGCAATTATCATGCCTCAACCCTTTTAATTTGTATGATACTCCAATCATGCAAATATTCTttccaattttcgaaaattagcaTGCCTTAGTGTAGGTATTATTGACTTGGTAAAAAGATTTCTAACAATTAATTTCCCAATGTGCATATCTTATTATCCTACAAATTTCCttacaatttatttatttattttttttttatctttaaaaaaaaatttcggttcTCACACAattattgttttcttttaaCAAATTTCTGGTCACGGGCTCTTTTTTGTCTTAAAAACGTTATTGATAATTGACAGTTAAGCCCCTTCAATCTACTCAATTCAAGGGATAAATTTCGGCTAGAACCTCCAGTGGACCTTCCTCATATGAAATATGGAGAAATTGAAGGCTATTTTGGTGTTCTTATAACACTATACCACGTGAGAAAATTGCTCACAAGCCATGGAATAAGGCCTGCGTTTGAGATGCTTGAGGAGAAATTGAAACAGGGGTAGGTCTCTATTCATCATTGAATAAAGtttgtttttttcctttttcaatcatgcataatatgaatGAGTATATGTGATTTTTTTGGATTCAAGAGGATTATTGTATCTTTTTATCCTTCTTTTCATTGCAAACACTCTGATGGTGATCAAGTCTTTGCACCTGCACTCTCACTCATGACTTGCTTTTTTTGTATTGGAGGTGTTTCCCTGTTTAAGTTAATTGATTTGTCGGTTGGGGTTTCCTCAACTTTTTATTGAAACATCATTCCAAATAATATCATTTGCTATTATATCTGCACTTACGCtaactcaaatttttttatcttgttAGCCGAAAAGTGTTCGAGAAGGTTACAACTGATTTTTTATGAAAGATGAGGATCTTTATGAGTATAGTTGAATGGTTTTGCAGGTCCTTTGCCCGGTTCATGAGCAGAAATGAAGTTCTGTTGAAAGCAAAACTTCTGATGCAGAAAACTGTCTCCAATGGTGCCCCGAGCCCAAAATTGGCAAAAATGCTGGATGTGCTGACTGACCATTTCAGTATGTAGCATGAAAAGTATTTCAATTACATGACAAGTCTGTGTTTGTGGGCATGTTGCTTCTGACTATGTTAATTTTGCTGTCTAACAACTATAAAAAATACAGCAGTTTGAAGTTGAAATAATGCATGAGATGACAGCTAACAGTATGTTAAACTCTTAAAATTGCATCATACCTGTCTGTATAATGTTATAGAATGATATGTAAAACTTGAAGGGAAGAGTTCCAGGATCACGGCTgcttttctttcatttcagtaTTTTACATTTGCGCTACATTTTAGTATTTATGCAGAGCAACTGAGTCTGCAATTTCTCATGCAGAAGTGAAAGATCCACAAAGCTCCAGAGTCATAATCTTCTCAAATTTTAGGGGCAGTGTCAGGTCAAATTGATCTTTGTTTCTTCAAATCTTTCTACATCCTGTCCTGACATCAAATTAGAAGTATAATAAAATGTCGTTTCTCCTTAAATGGTTCAGGGACATAATGAGTGCTCTAGAAAACATTGGGGAGTTTGTTAAAGCTATGGAATTCATTGGCCAAAGCTCAGGTTTGTCACTCAACTGTTCTTTGCTTTTGTCATTGTACATTCCCAACTTGATGAAtgtaaacattttaataattgGTTTCAATCTGTTTTTCCTATGCTCTTCAAgatatatttatgaaattttgagTAAATGGGTTTGAAAATAATGCAAGTCACAATGGTTGTAGTTGTAGTCCTGACCATTCATATCTGAAATCGCTTCGCCGGTACGTAAATTCAACTTTTCTTTGATGGAACTATATCAGCTTTCCATTTGAATTGAAATGACCTATCACTTTTCTCATTTGGGTCTAAGCAAGATTTTCAAACTAATTTCCACATGTATTTTTTAATTGGTGGTGGTAGTTCTCCTCTGTCGGTTGCACTGTAATGCTTAATTTGTTTTACTACAATGGGCCGGTCAGAGTGGTAGTTTTCTCAATACTCGACTGGCTCGTTTACGTGGATGCTACAGCTCATGCCATTTATGGCTCAACCAAGTGACCAGATTTGGTGCAAAAGTCCAAAAACCGGAGTGCATATATGTTCCACGATATTCCCTCACATTTAGCGTTCAAACAGCCAACTTGGTATTATTTATTTGGTCTCATGAAATTATTGATAAATATTTGTGATTTTTCTTGTATTTCTACGAAGGAAAAACGTTGAAGGGACAGCCACAAAAAGTTCAACAGGCTGTTTTAAAGGTACTACTTTTTTGCTTCCTCTCGTGTTCTGTCCTTGATGGTTTACTTAACTTGCCTCTGTAGAAATTTCGGACAGGTGGATACAATGTTCTTGTTGCGACATCGATTGGTGAAGAAGGTCTAGATATCATGGAAGTTGATCTCGTTGTATGCTTTGATGCAAACGTATCACCTTTGAGAATGATTCAGCGCATGGGGAGGACTGGAAGGAAGCATgaaggacgtgtagatatccaTCTCCTTGTTCTTTATCTTGAAGGATTCATTTTTTTAAGCTTGATAATTGAATGTCTGTCACATCCTATCGATaatataaaaacttaaaaatgttATTGTGGTTCAGTCACTCTTTCAGAAATTTTCTTAATAAGATTTACTAGTTTTAGCATGTGAAGGATCTGAACTGAAGGGTTACATGCGAAAAAAAGCAACCAGCAAGTCCATTGACAAACACATGCGAAATGGCGGACTGAGTAGCTTTAATTTCCATTCTAGTCCAAGGATGGTATGCTTTTCTGCTGATTTTTTCTGTAATTTTCTGGTAAAAGAAATTTCTGTTACTGTGATTCAGCTAACACCTGGGATTATGTCCATACGCACTTGCAGGTCCCCCATCGTTTTAGACCAGAAGTGCAATTTCTTAGAATGTCAATTGAACAATTTGTTCCGCGTGGAAAGAAAATGAAAGATGATAGCCCTGTCTCAGTGCCATCATTCAAAACCAAATTAGTGGAGGCTGAGATGGACTTGCTTGCCAATTATTTTCCCGCTGCCATTAAAGTTGCTTGGAAACCATCTCTTGTCGCCTTTCCTCATTTTCAGGCATTTCCCTCCCCCGTGAATCAAGTGCTGCATTCATCTAGAACTTGTTTCCTAATAGATACAATGCAATGTTTGCAAGGCCGATCATTCTGTATAGAGAATATAACTATTTTTGCCAAGGTTTGTGTTCTAGCTCTTGTCGAACTTTAATCATGTGTGCTATCCTTTATAATTATTCGAATCATTTTTGGTCAGGATGAAGATATTTCATATCCTTCCTCACGTGTTGAAGCTGTGGAATCCCAGAAGGGGATTGTGAAAGGTTAAGAGCACCTTCCTATTAAATGTTTTTTGCTGCTTAATTGCATCGTGAGAGCGTTTCAATCATTGTTCATGGTTCACCATGCATTTATGACGTTGGAATAGATTTTCATACGATACAGTTTGATTTGGAATGATTATTGACTTGTAGTTCATCCACCTAATACATTTTGAACCAATGGTTGCCCTAttgctttatttatttattcaatttttttagcTGTAGTTTAATCATGCATACTAAAatttagaattattttaatttatttaacataTTATCTAACCTAGTAACTTTGGTTGCTACGTGGTGATTGCTAACTAATTATTTTATTAGCTGGCTCTGCTTGGTTTGAGTTGCCGGCCATTTATTTTTCACTTTTCTGCACAAAGGTCGAGTAAAGGCCCAATTTACTATATCATGGGCTACCTGAGTCACTGGAAATACCCAGATTATGAATACTTGCTTGATACATGATGAAACTTTGGGCTAACACTGTTATAAATTTAGAAAGGAATCCTGCTGAAGGGCATTGGGAGACAGTAGAAAATGATAAAGAGCTTGAGGAACTAGAAGAACAAGAGAGATGCACATTGAAGATTTAGACAAAGAAAAACCATGCAGGCATACTCCCCTGTTTGGATCAGAATCTATATCAGTGGATGATCTTGGAAATGTTCTGGTTTTATCATTGCCTCAATTTCCTCTACAATCTCATCTGAAAAGCAGAAACAGTATTGGTGTTTCGTCTGTAAACAAGTTGATGGATAATTCTGAAAATCCTGAAGAGAAGATGCAAGCAAAAGGTAAACTGTCTCCAGGGTCAAGATCCCCCCGATGTAAGgatttttttgaatgatttctaTGTAATCTGCAAAAAGTACATTTTTCCCAAAGCTGACAATTTATGTGAACTTAGGCACTATCAGAAAATCAGAAGAAATGGATCTCTCTGGTGAGGCTCATAAAGTTGTGTGTAGCATGATCCCAGTTGTTGAAGCTGAGTCCAGCAATGAATTTAGGGATTCTGATCTCAGTCCTCGGCTGACTAATTTCATCAAAAGTGGGATTGTTCCAGAATCTCCCTTAAGTAATGCTCGTTTTCTGAATCATCATACCTGTTCTATCGTGTCTTGGTGCTTAGGCTAATGTTTGCATTAAAGTGTACAGGTAAATGGAATTGTGATGAAGACAGTTCAATTCTTCCTGCTCTTGTTTCGACCCCACAAGTACAAGCACAGATTTCAATGAACTCTAGGCAAGTTGAAGAAAAGGAAACGAATGTCCCATGTTTGAGTAAAGGTGTCATTCAAACTCCTGGTCTGTATCTGGACAAAAATGCACCA is a window encoding:
- the LOC142551744 gene encoding LOW QUALITY PROTEIN: DEAD-box ATP-dependent RNA helicase FANCM-like (The sequence of the model RefSeq protein was modified relative to this genomic sequence to represent the inferred CDS: deleted 2 bases in 1 codon) yields the protein MGSTSHPLNVTDNDDEFDWEAAVRDIDVACEATAPEKLTPVNSSSIAHSYFKSNPVQETCRKGECIATISTTRQTTLDKFIGVSASNLKQCTEKAEFSNSVSSGDVTGDNHRGVSECEVIEMSSTYVKIDPEAAKTWVYPVNISRRDYQFAITQTALFSNTLVVLPTGLGKTFIAAVVMFNYFRWFPEGKIVFAAPTRPLVIQQIEACHKIVGIPQEWTIDMTGQTSPATRANLWRDKRVFFVTPQVLEKDIQSGSCLVKHLVCLVIDEAHRATGNYSYSVAVRELMDVPVQLRILALTATPGSKQQAIQCVIDSLQISTLEYRNESDHDVLPYVHERKIEVIEVAMGDEAVEISNLLLEVVRPFAARLCAFGVLQKIDVQMLSPFNLLNSRDKFRLEPPVDLPHMKYGEIEGYFGVLITLYHVRKLLTSHGIRPAFEMLEEKLKQGSFARFMSRNEVLLKAKLLMQKTVSNGAPSPKLAKMLDVLTDHFKVKDPQSSRVIIFSNFRGSVRDIMSALENIGEFVKAMEFIGQSSGKTLKGQPQKVQQAVLKKFRTGGYNVLVATSIGEEGLDIMEVDLVVCFDANVSPLRMIQRMGRTGRKHEGRVVVLACEGSELKGYMRKKATSKSIDKHMRNGGLSSFNFHSSPRMVPHRFRPEVQFLRMSIEQFVPRGKKMKDDSPVSVPSFKTKLVEAEMDLLANYFPAAIKVAWKPSLVAFPHFQAFPSPVNQVLHSSRTCFLIDTMQCLQGRSFCIENITIFAKDEDISYPSSRVEAVESQKGIVKERNPAEGHWETVENDKELEELEEQERCTLKIYKEKPCRHTPLFGSESISVDDLGNVLVLSLPQFPLQSHLKSRNSIGVSSVNKLMDNSENPEEKMQAKGKLSPGSRSPRCTIRKSEEMDLSGEAHKVVCSMIPVVEAESSNEFRDSDLSPRLTNFIKSGIVPESPLSKWNCDEDSSILPALVSTPQVQAQISMNSRQVEEKETNVPCLSKGVIQTPGLYLDKNAPSACKSPVPGAKEAQMPSDKSSNSSSSSKDWLVESVEKSVTFEQHHKLRRLRKHGDGSGKVPRKSDDQIVTGVHTKIKPVKGKRKQEKNAVVYIHDEAEVSSEVSVSDDEEDEQMNSSYEDSFIDDGVDPTLADSQPGVNRTDMMAIYRRSLLSQSPFQRTPNVSMDFSPHSMVQSSTMNENGSSSGTKYNKTTQTGLELTAKKSGFFSTEIDNECRPDSRKRKLSFFQAQSVPVVNLDDKFSLLCEATAKTSSQLEIQNMEEKREVFEDDDQFYEGIDLDALEEEASKQLRDCCARNISMTNEAMPLNLAIQGSPSFDLGV